One window of Sphingobacteriales bacterium genomic DNA carries:
- a CDS encoding T9SS type A sorting domain-containing protein, with amino-acid sequence MIYLYKNNRFLALMAILIVVVLFLPQTSKGQNTSCINPAQINLNNGCPTVFAPVCGCNGITYANSCEAQSYGGVTTWSPNACNTCNVSVSATVDPAYCNTASGGICLYVTGFVGNFSFTWQGGGASGSGTGGSATGTVSSLPVCISNLGAGFYTFTIVFPGNSANASCTKTVTVYVPSGVNPAMSTLSAQLTIQQPTCGNNNGSVCGDVFGGEAPYTVSFGNLAAITFYQNDNAPDFCFNNLGAGTYMLNITDGNGCTYQQTVTLGGNNNLQAWVNVTYPNCTSGSACVQVIGGLAPYTYTWYNSNGTQVLPVAGTSGNCISNLPAGSYYVIITDSQGCNITKVFTIAPLSLSLQYSVEQVGCNTFNVCAWVNMTSSATNTVSFTWTNANGNIIQGTTFVGNASIGSCINQVGPGVYTVTAANSMGCTVSQTIIVQGSSGSSISLTQALDYPDCGGNPSGCITAAGGLPPYNWTFFAGCMPAYPPNIGAITLPVVNNLFWPLPTMPPISLNSTVCSSNIPPGSYTALVQDAAGCYAITCITVNPNPGLSVLLNITQPTCGTVLGNVCGDIIGGSPPYTVTWSGTQPVVNSTPNSNYDFCINMIPAGAYTLTITDSNNCTYSQTVLLSATGSNTALSANITNVSCNGGNNGAINLIASNTIGTLCNFLWSGPNGFTATTQNIGNLTAGVYTVAVTCVNCTQTASYTVTQPTPLNINVLTSQGGCTATTAASSACATITGGTAPYTLTWLTANGTPATNTSTPNNCVGGLTPGSYMAVVTDANGCSASTSFTIQPSGGLGLQVQLTQPGCNAVVNACALVTGGLPPFTYTWYNTWGTAPLQLPASTITGNCVSISTSGTYMVVVTAANGCSASATFNVNTGNSMNVNVLLSQTTCTGNATACATVSGGTGPFTYVWSTANGTVLPPSTNSLNCITNLTSGVYMVVVTSANNCTASATFTVNTNSSLTVTTFNSTNSGFVCAQATGGTAPYTFTWFNPAGAPLPGTGGLVGNCLYTALLPPGTYTVVVTDSNGCQANTTVLVNSPNTDPSSIVLNISTINASCGLNNGSATATATGGVPPYSYAWSNGSTGNSISGLAPGAYTVTVTGANGAQTSQTFVINATSELILQISANNLGTTPSSALSNNVVQYLITPIGGTAPYTYVWTTTGLAFVYNNNTTGGLSVFTIGSASFSITVTDANGCQATGEVSTANNNSLAIIAYTVSSATAAGIADGAIDITVSGGTGPYTYLWNNGSTTQDVTGLASGWYMVLVTDSEGNSIVGWYWVGIGSSNGGGAKPETFQWKVFPNPASNNVEIMLNDDFSETLTLDIYDYTGKLMNTYFINNSTGSLTINLDEDFYPSGLYVLMLRNPLGEIQTKKLMVVK; translated from the coding sequence ATGATTTACTTATACAAAAACAACCGGTTTTTAGCTCTGATGGCTATTTTAATCGTTGTGGTCCTATTTCTGCCCCAAACTTCTAAGGGGCAAAATACAAGTTGCATTAATCCTGCACAAATCAATTTAAACAATGGATGTCCTACAGTTTTTGCACCTGTTTGTGGCTGTAATGGTATAACTTATGCCAATAGCTGTGAGGCTCAGAGTTATGGCGGAGTTACTACATGGTCTCCTAACGCTTGCAACACTTGTAATGTTTCGGTTTCTGCTACCGTTGATCCGGCATATTGCAATACAGCATCAGGAGGAATTTGTTTGTATGTAACCGGATTTGTAGGCAATTTTTCTTTCACCTGGCAGGGTGGGGGAGCTTCTGGTTCTGGAACGGGTGGCAGTGCTACCGGTACTGTCAGTTCACTTCCGGTTTGTATCAGTAATCTCGGAGCCGGATTTTATACCTTTACTATCGTATTTCCGGGCAATTCAGCAAATGCTTCTTGCACTAAAACCGTTACTGTTTATGTTCCTTCCGGAGTAAATCCTGCCATGTCAACACTTTCTGCTCAATTGACCATTCAACAACCAACCTGTGGAAATAATAACGGTAGTGTTTGTGGAGATGTATTTGGAGGAGAAGCCCCTTACACCGTTTCTTTTGGAAATTTGGCCGCCATTACTTTTTATCAAAATGACAATGCGCCCGATTTTTGTTTTAATAATCTTGGTGCAGGAACTTATATGCTCAATATCACCGATGGCAATGGATGTACCTATCAGCAAACGGTAACCTTGGGAGGCAATAATAATTTACAGGCATGGGTGAATGTTACTTATCCAAATTGCACTTCAGGTTCGGCTTGTGTACAGGTTATAGGCGGGTTGGCTCCTTATACATATACCTGGTACAATTCTAATGGAACACAAGTACTTCCGGTTGCAGGCACATCCGGCAATTGTATTTCAAATCTGCCTGCAGGAAGCTATTATGTTATAATTACTGACAGTCAGGGTTGCAACATCACGAAAGTGTTTACTATAGCACCACTATCCCTTTCCCTTCAATACTCTGTGGAACAAGTCGGTTGTAACACATTTAACGTATGTGCTTGGGTGAATATGACAAGCAGTGCTACCAATACAGTTAGTTTTACCTGGACAAATGCAAATGGCAATATTATTCAGGGTACTACTTTTGTCGGAAATGCTTCAATTGGAAGTTGTATCAATCAGGTTGGCCCTGGAGTTTATACTGTTACTGCTGCTAACTCAATGGGGTGTACAGTGTCACAAACAATCATAGTTCAAGGCTCATCCGGCAGTTCAATTAGTTTAACACAGGCTTTAGATTATCCGGATTGTGGAGGAAATCCATCAGGCTGTATCACTGCTGCCGGTGGATTACCGCCTTATAACTGGACTTTCTTTGCTGGTTGCATGCCTGCATATCCACCAAATATTGGGGCAATTACATTGCCTGTGGTAAATAACTTGTTTTGGCCATTGCCTACCATGCCACCCATCAGTTTAAATTCAACTGTTTGTAGTTCAAATATCCCCCCCGGATCTTATACAGCGCTCGTTCAGGATGCAGCAGGTTGTTATGCTATTACTTGTATTACTGTTAATCCCAACCCGGGATTATCAGTTCTGTTGAACATCACTCAACCAACTTGTGGCACTGTACTCGGAAATGTTTGTGGCGATATTATTGGAGGTAGTCCGCCTTATACTGTAACCTGGAGCGGAACTCAACCGGTAGTAAATAGTACTCCTAACTCAAATTATGACTTTTGTATTAATATGATACCTGCCGGTGCTTATACTCTTACTATCACTGATTCCAATAACTGTACTTATTCTCAAACCGTACTCTTATCTGCAACCGGTAGCAATACTGCATTATCTGCAAATATTACAAATGTGAGTTGTAATGGTGGAAATAATGGTGCAATTAACCTGATTGCATCGAATACAATAGGAACTCTTTGTAACTTTTTATGGAGTGGCCCTAATGGGTTCACTGCAACAACCCAAAACATCGGGAACTTAACTGCCGGAGTCTATACTGTTGCAGTTACCTGTGTAAATTGCACACAAACAGCTTCCTACACAGTAACACAACCCACCCCCCTCAACATCAATGTTTTAACATCTCAAGGTGGATGTACAGCAACAACAGCTGCAAGCAGTGCCTGTGCTACAATCACAGGAGGAACTGCCCCTTACACTTTGACATGGCTGACCGCTAATGGTACACCAGCAACAAATACCAGTACTCCTAATAATTGTGTGGGCGGTTTAACTCCCGGATCCTATATGGCAGTGGTAACAGATGCAAATGGATGTTCTGCATCAACATCTTTTACCATCCAACCTTCCGGAGGTCTTGGATTGCAAGTTCAGTTAACTCAACCCGGATGTAACGCAGTAGTAAACGCCTGCGCATTAGTTACCGGAGGATTGCCACCATTTACCTATACCTGGTACAATACCTGGGGTACTGCGCCATTGCAGTTGCCTGCTAGTACTATTACCGGAAATTGCGTTTCCATCAGCACTTCAGGAACTTATATGGTGGTAGTAACTGCTGCCAATGGTTGTTCAGCTTCTGCCACATTCAACGTGAATACCGGCAATTCCATGAATGTAAATGTATTATTGTCGCAAACAACCTGTACCGGAAATGCAACAGCGTGTGCAACTGTTTCCGGAGGAACAGGACCGTTTACTTATGTTTGGAGCACTGCTAACGGAACAGTTTTACCTCCAAGTACCAATAGTTTAAATTGTATCACCAACCTGACTTCAGGTGTATATATGGTAGTTGTAACAAGTGCAAATAATTGTACTGCTTCTGCAACTTTCACGGTAAACACTAATTCTTCTTTAACCGTTACAACATTTAATTCCACAAATAGTGGTTTTGTTTGTGCTCAGGCTACCGGTGGAACAGCTCCATATACATTTACATGGTTTAATCCGGCAGGAGCCCCACTACCCGGAACAGGAGGATTAGTTGGCAATTGTCTTTATACAGCTCTACTTCCTCCCGGAACTTATACGGTTGTAGTAACCGATTCCAATGGATGTCAGGCGAATACTACAGTCTTAGTAAATTCACCGAATACTGATCCAAGTAGCATTGTTTTGAATATCAGTACAATTAATGCATCTTGCGGGTTAAACAACGGAAGTGCCACTGCTACTGCAACAGGTGGTGTTCCTCCTTATAGTTATGCGTGGAGCAATGGCTCAACTGGTAATAGTATCAGTGGATTAGCGCCCGGGGCCTATACAGTTACAGTAACCGGTGCCAATGGTGCACAAACTTCACAAACCTTTGTCATCAATGCAACTTCAGAGTTAATTCTACAAATCAGTGCTAATAATCTTGGCACCACTCCTTCGAGCGCTCTGTCCAATAATGTTGTCCAATATTTAATAACTCCAATAGGAGGAACTGCTCCTTATACTTATGTATGGACTACAACAGGTCTTGCATTTGTTTATAACAACAATACTACCGGTGGTCTATCTGTTTTTACTATTGGCAGTGCTTCTTTTTCAATCACAGTAACCGATGCCAACGGATGTCAGGCAACCGGAGAAGTTTCAACTGCTAATAACAATAGTCTGGCAATTATTGCCTATACCGTAAGTTCGGCAACAGCAGCAGGTATTGCAGATGGAGCTATTGACATTACAGTATCTGGAGGAACCGGCCCATATACTTATCTCTGGAACAATGGAAGTACGACACAGGATGTTACAGGTCTTGCTTCCGGCTGGTATATGGTTTTAGTAACCGATTCAGAAGGAAACAGCATCGTAGGCTGGTATTGGGTGGGTATTGGCAGCAGCAATGGTGGCGGTGCTAAACCCGAAACTTTCCAATGGAAAGTTTTTCCCAATCCTGCTTCAAACAACGTAGAAATAATGTTGAATGACGATTTTAGCGAAACGCTGACACTGGACATTTACGATTACACCGGTAAATTGATGAACACTTATTTTATTAACAATTCAACAGGAAGTTTAACAATTAACCTTGATGAAGATTTCTATCCATCAGGACTTTATGTACTTATGCTTAGAAATCCTTTAGGAGAAATTCAAACCAAAAAGTTGATGGTGGTAAAATAG
- a CDS encoding gliding motility-associated C-terminal domain-containing protein, which translates to MKYIYLIFLFLASISGFAQTGNDDCANATDFGTLTPFIPACLLGSTSTALGELPYINQGYCFGGTDAPSPAADVWFTFTAVGNLLDIVLDSDFDTSMVALYQNTCDGLIGLKCIVNESGGYINTSFSPVSVGITYYIQISGGNISDTGNYSLCINSYQTFEAICIIDQTITVDPPPYLGTYEAGQTVQICLLVGGYQENSADWFDGLVPVFGSAWDLTTLTPVSPASCDGQGTWDWYDSVQGTSTYAQTNVGAVGPGFFYDRNNDGNPGNDFGDYSSGNACNWEFCMTITTKAACPPGVDGEDLSIEFFNYSDSEAGSWNASSSPCPNDPNFTFKALLSCCTIPEIIGVSPTCNDPLTGSVTVIGGGQPPFFYEWSTGFSETAIGGSTVTGLPIGFYNVTVTDANDCEKIISYLLANSEIPYFSLSYSVPSTCNPGNGLAVLMASGTIPPYTFTLTTPSGTTITQTETEFTNLAPGAYNAIVVDGGGCFNELNFVITGLPPLVTQIDNIVPGLCAGDSMGSISLSATGGFPPYTFSIDGGTFQTNGNFNGLTEGVHNILVTDVSGCATTTEAVIPAIVPVISDAQITTDILCFGGNEGAFTISATGGTGTYTYSTDDGQTFLNENTVSGLEAGSYNYLVQDSNGCLSASNSIAISQPDLLTIALPEDTEINEGSFVIVQPQIISGEAATYSWFPSTGLDCDNCPQVKASPTNTTTYTVVVANSNGCSTQDSISISVLKGGAIIIPNAFSPNGDGVNDVFRVAGRNITQVSVVVYNRWGQEIFASKDLNIGWNGMYKDTQAELGVYAYIVEAVYTNGDIVIKKGNLTLIR; encoded by the coding sequence ATGAAATATATTTACCTGATATTTTTGTTTTTGGCTTCTATATCCGGTTTCGCTCAAACCGGTAATGACGATTGTGCAAATGCTACCGATTTTGGTACTTTAACTCCATTTATTCCAGCTTGCTTACTTGGAAGTACTTCAACTGCCTTGGGCGAATTGCCATATATTAATCAGGGATATTGTTTTGGAGGAACTGATGCACCATCTCCGGCTGCCGATGTATGGTTTACATTTACCGCCGTAGGTAACTTATTGGACATTGTCTTAGATAGTGACTTTGACACTTCTATGGTTGCTCTGTATCAAAACACTTGTGATGGTTTAATTGGATTAAAGTGCATAGTTAATGAGAGTGGCGGTTATATAAACACCTCATTTTCACCAGTTTCTGTTGGTATTACCTATTATATTCAGATTAGTGGCGGTAACATTTCAGATACCGGGAATTATTCATTGTGTATCAATAGCTATCAGACATTTGAAGCAATTTGTATCATTGACCAAACCATAACCGTAGATCCTCCTCCATATCTCGGCACTTATGAAGCCGGTCAAACTGTTCAGATTTGTCTATTAGTTGGTGGATATCAGGAAAACTCGGCAGATTGGTTTGATGGCTTAGTTCCGGTTTTTGGCTCAGCATGGGATCTAACCACACTTACTCCTGTTTCACCGGCAAGTTGCGACGGTCAGGGAACTTGGGATTGGTATGATAGTGTTCAGGGAACTTCTACTTATGCACAAACTAATGTAGGAGCTGTGGGACCGGGATTTTTTTACGATCGCAACAATGACGGAAATCCCGGAAATGATTTTGGTGATTACAGTTCCGGAAATGCCTGTAACTGGGAATTTTGCATGACTATTACGACTAAAGCTGCCTGTCCCCCCGGAGTAGATGGTGAAGACTTGAGTATAGAATTTTTTAATTATTCAGATTCAGAAGCAGGCAGTTGGAACGCATCTTCAAGCCCTTGTCCCAATGATCCGAATTTTACCTTTAAAGCCTTGCTTTCATGTTGTACAATTCCTGAAATTATCGGTGTTTCTCCCACTTGCAATGATCCTCTGACCGGCAGCGTTACAGTTATCGGTGGAGGACAGCCGCCTTTTTTCTATGAATGGAGTACCGGTTTTTCTGAAACTGCCATTGGCGGCTCTACGGTAACAGGACTGCCGATAGGTTTTTACAATGTAACCGTTACAGATGCTAATGATTGTGAAAAAATCATTTCCTATCTTTTAGCCAATTCAGAAATTCCATACTTTTCATTGTCCTATTCTGTGCCAAGTACTTGTAATCCGGGCAACGGGTTAGCTGTTTTGATGGCTTCCGGCACAATTCCACCTTATACTTTTACTTTGACAACTCCATCAGGGACGACTATAACACAAACTGAAACAGAATTCACCAACCTCGCTCCGGGCGCATATAATGCTATTGTGGTTGATGGTGGTGGTTGTTTTAATGAACTCAATTTTGTGATAACCGGACTACCTCCTTTGGTTACACAAATAGATAATATCGTACCGGGATTATGTGCAGGAGATTCAATGGGTAGTATCAGTTTGTCTGCTACCGGTGGTTTTCCTCCATATACTTTTAGTATAGACGGTGGGACTTTTCAAACAAATGGGAATTTTAACGGTTTAACAGAGGGCGTGCACAATATTTTGGTTACTGATGTAAGCGGATGTGCTACAACTACAGAAGCGGTTATTCCGGCAATAGTTCCGGTTATTTCAGATGCTCAAATAACAACGGACATTTTATGTTTTGGGGGGAATGAAGGTGCTTTTACCATTTCAGCAACCGGAGGTACGGGAACTTATACGTATTCTACTGATGATGGTCAAACATTTTTAAACGAAAATACGGTTTCAGGACTTGAAGCCGGAAGCTATAATTATTTGGTTCAGGATTCTAATGGTTGTTTATCTGCTTCTAACTCAATAGCGATATCACAACCGGACTTACTTACGATTGCACTTCCGGAAGATACAGAAATTAATGAAGGCAGTTTTGTCATAGTTCAGCCTCAAATAATCAGCGGAGAAGCTGCTACATATTCCTGGTTTCCCTCAACAGGTTTGGATTGCGATAATTGTCCTCAGGTTAAAGCATCACCAACCAATACAACAACTTATACTGTAGTAGTAGCCAACTCAAACGGATGCAGTACTCAAGATAGCATCAGTATCTCGGTATTAAAAGGAGGAGCAATTATAATCCCAAATGCATTTTCTCCCAATGGTGATGGGGTCAATGATGTTTTCAGAGTTGCTGGAAGAAATATCACACAAGTTTCTGTTGTAGTTTATAACAGATGGGGGCAGGAAATATTTGCTTCAAAGGATTTGAATATTGGATGGAATGGCATGTATAAAGATACCCAAGCCGAATTGGGTGTATATGCCTACATCGTGGAAGCAGTTTATACCAATGGGGACATTGTAATTAAAAAAGGAAATTTAACCCTGATTAGGTAG
- the gyrA gene encoding DNA gyrase subunit A: MANDERILQINIEEEMKTAYIDYSMSVIVSRALPDVRDGLKPVQRRVIYGMDTLGLSAGRPYKKSARIVGEVLGKYHPHGDSSVYEATVRMAQDWSLRYPMVDGQGNFGSMDGDSAAAMRYTEARLARIAGELVAELDRETVTFQPNFDESEREPTVMPSRIPNLLINGASGIAVGMATNMMPHNLIEVINGIVAYIDNPEITISQLSNYIIAPDFPTGGIIYGYDGVRRAFETGRGRVVVRGRATIESIQGGNRERIVVTEIPFQVNKALLVQKVADLVNEKRIEGISEIRDESDRKGMSIIFELKRDANPNVVLNQLYNYTPLQSSFGVNNVCLVAGRPRLLNLKELISHFVDFRHEIVVKRTEFDLKKAEARAHILEGLLKALDHLDEIISLIRASQTPEEAKVGLISQFSFSDIQAQEILNMRLQRLTGLERDKLKKEYAELIEKIEYFKEVLSNEALRMSIIKEELIEVRDKYGDKRRTEVVYADSDISLEDIIERQQVVVAISHLGYIKRTSLDEYREQNRGGRGSRGGATRDEDFIEHVFIGSTHDYLLVFTQEGKCYWLKVYQIPEGSKISKGRPIQNLINLPASDKAVAYLTVNDLNDSEKLNSHYIIFCTKKGTVKKTVLEAFSRPRQNGIIAININENDSLMDVKLTNGNSDIIIGSKSGRAVRFPETKVNPMGRTATGVRGITLSDNDDDEVVGIVCSDKSSNSNTTILTVSEKGYGKRSLVDEYRLTNRGGKGVITMNITDKTGHLIAIKEIQDNDGLMIINKSGITIRMSVDNISIQGRNTQGVRLINLSEGDNIAGVAKIGYTPNENEENNTNTNETTD; encoded by the coding sequence ATGGCAAACGACGAACGAATACTGCAAATCAATATTGAGGAAGAAATGAAAACGGCTTACATTGATTATTCAATGTCAGTTATTGTTTCAAGAGCGTTACCCGATGTAAGGGATGGCTTAAAACCGGTTCAGAGAAGGGTTATCTATGGGATGGACACGTTAGGTTTAAGTGCAGGCAGACCTTATAAAAAATCGGCAAGAATTGTAGGAGAGGTGCTTGGTAAATATCACCCGCATGGTGATAGTTCTGTGTATGAAGCTACTGTAAGAATGGCTCAAGATTGGTCTTTGCGATATCCTATGGTAGATGGGCAGGGCAATTTTGGTTCTATGGATGGTGATTCTGCTGCTGCTATGCGTTACACAGAAGCAAGATTAGCCAGAATAGCAGGAGAGTTAGTCGCAGAATTAGACAGGGAAACAGTAACCTTTCAGCCAAATTTTGACGAAAGCGAGAGAGAACCGACTGTAATGCCTTCTCGCATTCCAAATTTGCTGATAAATGGTGCTTCCGGTATTGCTGTAGGTATGGCTACCAATATGATGCCTCATAATTTAATCGAAGTTATAAATGGGATCGTAGCTTATATAGATAACCCGGAAATTACGATTAGTCAACTTTCAAATTACATTATAGCGCCTGATTTTCCGACAGGTGGAATTATTTATGGATATGACGGAGTAAGGAGAGCTTTTGAAACTGGAAGGGGTAGGGTAGTGGTAAGAGGAAGAGCTACCATTGAATCTATTCAGGGAGGAAATCGGGAAAGAATTGTTGTTACTGAAATACCATTTCAGGTAAACAAAGCCTTGTTAGTTCAAAAAGTTGCAGATCTGGTCAATGAAAAACGTATTGAAGGTATTTCTGAAATCCGTGACGAATCAGACAGAAAAGGGATGAGTATCATTTTTGAACTCAAAAGAGATGCAAATCCTAATGTCGTACTTAATCAGCTTTACAATTATACACCGCTTCAATCTTCATTCGGTGTAAATAATGTTTGTTTGGTTGCAGGTCGGCCAAGATTACTGAACCTCAAGGAATTGATTTCACATTTTGTAGATTTCAGACATGAGATTGTCGTAAAAAGAACGGAGTTTGACCTTAAAAAAGCTGAAGCCCGTGCCCATATCCTGGAAGGATTATTAAAAGCTTTAGATCATTTAGATGAAATAATATCTCTAATTCGAGCTTCACAAACACCTGAAGAAGCAAAAGTAGGACTAATCAGCCAGTTTAGTTTTTCTGATATTCAGGCACAGGAAATTCTGAACATGAGATTGCAGCGATTGACCGGTTTAGAAAGGGACAAACTTAAAAAAGAATATGCAGAATTGATTGAAAAAATAGAATACTTCAAAGAAGTGTTAAGTAATGAAGCTTTGAGAATGTCTATTATTAAAGAAGAATTAATAGAGGTTAGAGATAAGTATGGGGATAAAAGACGCACAGAAGTTGTATATGCCGACAGCGATATTTCTTTGGAAGATATCATTGAAAGACAGCAGGTTGTAGTTGCTATTTCTCATCTCGGTTACATCAAACGTACAAGTCTTGACGAATATAGAGAACAAAACAGAGGTGGTCGTGGATCCAGAGGAGGAGCAACAAGAGATGAAGATTTCATCGAGCATGTTTTTATAGGTTCTACTCACGATTATTTGTTGGTCTTTACTCAAGAAGGGAAATGTTATTGGTTAAAAGTTTACCAAATACCCGAAGGCAGTAAGATATCAAAAGGCCGACCAATTCAAAACTTGATCAATCTTCCTGCTTCTGATAAAGCAGTAGCCTATCTGACAGTAAATGACCTGAATGATTCTGAAAAACTCAACAGTCATTATATCATTTTTTGTACAAAAAAAGGAACTGTAAAGAAAACAGTTTTAGAAGCGTTTTCCAGACCAAGACAAAATGGTATTATTGCAATTAATATTAATGAAAATGACTCGTTGATGGATGTTAAACTGACTAATGGAAACTCTGACATAATTATTGGGTCAAAATCGGGTAGGGCAGTCCGCTTTCCTGAAACTAAAGTCAATCCAATGGGAAGAACAGCAACTGGAGTGAGAGGAATTACCTTGTCAGACAATGATGACGATGAAGTAGTCGGAATTGTTTGTTCTGATAAATCTTCAAATTCTAACACTACTATTCTTACAGTATCTGAAAAAGGTTATGGAAAACGTTCTTTGGTTGATGAGTATCGTTTGACCAACAGGGGTGGAAAAGGGGTGATAACGATGAATATCACCGACAAAACCGGACATCTTATAGCTATCAAAGAAATTCAGGATAACGATGGGTTGATGATTATCAATAAATCAGGAATAACCATCAGAATGAGTGTTGATAATATTTCAATTCAGGGCAGAAACACACAAGGTGTCAGATTGATTAATCTGAGTGAAGGGGACAATATCGCCGGAGTAGCAAAAATAGGTTACACTCCCAACGAAAATGAAGAAAACAATACTAATACAAACGAAACAACAGACTAA
- the yajC gene encoding preprotein translocase subunit YajC: MISLLTLILSSPDGSPNPSSHLFLIAGVFIIMYFFMIRPQSKKAKEARTFMEGLQKGDKVVTIGGIHGKILKADDTSVLLAIDVNTKVRVEKTAISHEYTKLLNSGKSTTTTTEEKEKPEQE; the protein is encoded by the coding sequence ATGATTAGCTTATTAACTTTGATATTGTCAAGCCCAGACGGCTCCCCTAATCCATCCTCTCATTTATTTTTGATTGCCGGAGTTTTTATAATTATGTACTTTTTTATGATACGTCCACAAAGTAAAAAAGCAAAAGAGGCGCGGACTTTTATGGAAGGACTTCAAAAGGGTGATAAAGTAGTAACTATAGGAGGAATTCACGGTAAAATCTTAAAAGCTGATGACACTTCAGTACTTTTGGCAATAGATGTTAATACAAAAGTGCGAGTTGAAAAAACAGCAATTTCACATGAATATACTAAGTTGCTAAATTCAGGCAAGTCAACTACCACTACCACAGAAGAAAAAGAAAAGCCTGAACAAGAATAA
- a CDS encoding VOC family protein produces MTTVNVYLTFHNNCEEAFEFYKSVFGGEFSYIGRFKDMPPQEGSEPMTEEMGNKIMHVSLQISKETCIMGSDTGGEWATSFKQGNNFSLSINTDSKANADRFFNELSAGGQVTMPMADTFWGDYFGMFTDRFGINWMISFNAQHAG; encoded by the coding sequence ATGACAACAGTAAACGTTTATCTAACCTTTCACAATAATTGTGAAGAGGCTTTTGAATTTTACAAATCCGTATTTGGAGGGGAATTTTCTTATATAGGTCGTTTCAAAGATATGCCACCACAAGAGGGTTCAGAACCAATGACCGAAGAAATGGGAAACAAAATTATGCATGTGTCATTACAAATCAGCAAAGAAACCTGCATAATGGGAAGTGATACCGGAGGAGAATGGGCAACTTCTTTCAAACAAGGCAACAATTTTTCTCTTTCAATCAATACCGATTCAAAAGCCAACGCTGATCGTTTTTTTAATGAACTTTCTGCAGGTGGACAAGTAACAATGCCTATGGCTGATACATTTTGGGGTGATTATTTTGGGATGTTTACAGATAGATTTGGAATTAACTGGATGATCAGTTTTAATGCTCAACATGCAGGATGA